The Candidatus Limnocylindria bacterium genome has a segment encoding these proteins:
- a CDS encoding SDR family oxidoreductase has protein sequence MRLDGRVAVITGGARGIGAETARVFRQAGATVVTWDVSDGADQHVDVTNAKAVENAVAAAVAKLGGIDILVNNAGILRDAQLVKVKDGEVTGKMEEAQFDAVISVNLKGVFLCGQSVAPVMIKKGWGRILNASSVVGLYGNFGQSNYVATKAGVIGLTKVWARELGPKGITVNAVAPGFIATEMVKQMPEQILRSMVERTPVRRMGEPRDVANAYLFLASEEASFINGAVLSVDGGVVVGT, from the coding sequence ATGCGGCTGGACGGCCGGGTCGCCGTGATCACCGGTGGCGCGCGTGGCATCGGCGCCGAAACTGCACGCGTGTTCCGTCAGGCGGGCGCAACGGTGGTGACCTGGGATGTCAGCGACGGCGCCGACCAGCACGTCGACGTCACCAATGCGAAGGCCGTCGAGAACGCCGTTGCCGCGGCCGTGGCGAAGCTCGGCGGCATCGACATCCTGGTGAACAACGCCGGCATCCTGCGCGACGCGCAGCTCGTCAAGGTGAAAGACGGCGAGGTGACCGGGAAGATGGAGGAAGCGCAGTTCGATGCGGTCATCTCGGTCAATCTGAAGGGCGTGTTCCTCTGCGGTCAGTCCGTCGCGCCGGTCATGATCAAGAAGGGCTGGGGCAGGATCCTCAATGCCTCGTCGGTCGTCGGCCTCTACGGCAATTTCGGGCAGTCGAACTACGTGGCGACGAAGGCCGGCGTCATCGGCCTCACGAAGGTGTGGGCGCGCGAGCTCGGGCCGAAGGGCATCACCGTGAACGCTGTCGCGCCTGGCTTCATCGCGACGGAGATGGTGAAGCAGATGCCCGAGCAGATCCTGAGGAGCATGGTCGAGCGCACACCGGTCCGTCGCATGGGCGAGCCACGCGACGTCGCGAATGCATATCTCTTCCTCGCGTCCGAGGAGGCGAGCTTCATCAACGGCGCGGTCCTGAGCGTCGATGGCGGCGTCGTGGTCGGTACCTAG
- a CDS encoding DUF4242 domain-containing protein codes for MPLFMDVHKSLPPGTKAKDVAGAHAADVKTQGKYGVKYLRYWVDEKAGKVFCLVDAPTPEAAAKVHKEAHGLVADEIYPVSEGS; via the coding sequence ATGCCGCTATTCATGGATGTACACAAGTCGCTTCCCCCTGGTACGAAAGCGAAAGACGTCGCTGGCGCGCACGCGGCCGACGTGAAGACACAGGGCAAGTACGGCGTGAAGTACCTCAGGTACTGGGTCGACGAAAAGGCTGGAAAGGTCTTCTGCCTGGTGGACGCGCCGACACCGGAGGCCGCGGCGAAAGTTCACAAGGAAGCGCACGGTCTCGTGGCGGACGAGATCTATCCGGTGAGCGAGGGCAGCTAG
- the upp gene encoding uracil phosphoribosyltransferase, translated as MTTEQLHVSTHPLVREKVTRLRDERTKPQQFRALVGELATLLLYEATADLPVEAAEVTTPLANAKGARLAEPVGLIPVLRAGIGMVEAALDLMPEAQVWHIGLFRDERTLRPIEYYNKLPSEATVAVCLVLDPMLATGGSAVATIDILKKWGAKRVKYVGLIAAPEGVRALSSAHPDVPIHVAALDERLNEKGYIVPGLGDAGDRQFGTR; from the coding sequence CTGACCACCGAACAGCTTCACGTCTCGACCCATCCGCTGGTCCGCGAGAAGGTCACGCGCCTGCGCGACGAACGGACCAAGCCGCAGCAATTCCGCGCGCTCGTTGGCGAGCTCGCGACGCTCCTCCTATACGAAGCGACGGCGGATCTGCCGGTCGAGGCGGCGGAGGTGACGACGCCGCTCGCGAACGCGAAAGGCGCGCGGCTCGCGGAGCCGGTCGGTCTCATACCCGTCCTGCGCGCCGGGATCGGCATGGTCGAGGCGGCGCTCGATCTCATGCCCGAAGCGCAGGTGTGGCACATCGGGCTGTTCCGCGACGAGCGCACGCTGCGGCCGATCGAGTACTACAACAAGCTTCCATCGGAGGCGACGGTCGCGGTGTGTCTCGTGCTCGATCCGATGCTGGCGACCGGCGGCTCGGCCGTCGCGACCATCGACATCCTCAAGAAGTGGGGCGCCAAGCGTGTGAAATACGTGGGCCTCATCGCCGCGCCCGAAGGAGTGCGCGCTCTTTCGAGCGCGCACCCCGATGTGCCTATTCATGTCGCTGCCCTTGACGAGCGGCTGAACGAGAAGGGCTACATCGTTCCCGGCCTAGGTGACGCGGGCGACCGTCAGTTCGGGACCCGCTGA
- the glyA gene encoding serine hydroxymethyltransferase: MSHLEREDPEIHAAIEGERRRQVEKIELIASENYTSPAVMEAVGSVLTNKYAEGYPGKRYYGGCEWVDVAETLAIERAKALFGAAAVNVQPHAGAQANMAAYAAVMQPGDTMLGLALDQGGHLTHGSPVNFSAKLYRVVPYHVRREDELIDYDEIERLAKENKPKVIVAGATAYPRFFDFPRLRKIADEVGALLIVDMAHFAGLVAAGEHPTPVGHAQIVTTTTHKTLRGPRGGMILSDAEFEKPINSAVFPNIQGGPLMHVIAGKAVMLKEAATPEFKEYAKQIKKNAKTLAASLAKAGLRIVSGGTDNHLMLVDVRPLGLTGKKAEKALDAVGITVNKNTIPYDPEKPGTASGIRVGTPAVTTRGMREAEMERIGALIARSLNAKGDETVAQEIATEVLDLTRRFPVPGITPERVSA, encoded by the coding sequence ATGAGCCATCTGGAGCGCGAAGACCCGGAGATCCACGCGGCCATCGAGGGCGAGCGGCGCAGGCAGGTCGAGAAGATCGAGCTCATCGCCTCCGAGAACTACACCAGCCCCGCGGTCATGGAGGCCGTGGGCAGTGTGCTCACGAACAAGTACGCCGAGGGCTACCCCGGCAAGCGCTATTACGGCGGCTGCGAGTGGGTCGACGTCGCGGAGACGCTCGCCATCGAACGTGCCAAGGCGCTGTTCGGCGCGGCCGCAGTCAACGTGCAGCCGCACGCCGGGGCGCAGGCGAACATGGCGGCGTACGCGGCGGTGATGCAGCCGGGCGACACGATGCTCGGCCTCGCGCTCGACCAGGGCGGACACCTCACGCACGGCTCGCCCGTGAACTTCTCGGCGAAGCTCTACAGGGTCGTCCCGTACCACGTGCGACGTGAGGACGAGCTCATCGACTACGACGAGATCGAGCGGCTCGCGAAGGAGAACAAGCCCAAGGTCATCGTCGCCGGCGCGACCGCGTACCCGCGCTTCTTCGACTTCCCGCGGCTGCGCAAGATCGCCGACGAGGTCGGCGCGCTCCTCATCGTCGACATGGCGCATTTCGCGGGTCTGGTCGCGGCGGGGGAGCACCCTACGCCGGTGGGACACGCGCAGATCGTCACGACGACGACGCACAAGACGCTTCGCGGACCGCGCGGCGGCATGATCCTCAGCGACGCCGAATTCGAGAAACCCATCAATAGCGCGGTGTTCCCGAACATCCAGGGCGGTCCGCTCATGCACGTCATCGCCGGCAAGGCGGTCATGCTCAAGGAGGCGGCGACGCCGGAATTCAAGGAGTACGCGAAGCAGATCAAGAAGAACGCGAAGACGCTCGCCGCTTCGCTCGCGAAGGCGGGCCTCCGCATCGTGTCGGGCGGTACCGACAACCATCTCATGCTCGTCGACGTGCGACCGCTCGGGCTCACCGGCAAGAAGGCCGAGAAAGCCCTCGATGCCGTCGGCATCACGGTGAACAAGAACACGATCCCGTACGACCCCGAAAAACCAGGCACCGCGTCGGGGATCCGCGTCGGTACGCCGGCCGTGACCACGCGCGGCATGCGCGAGGCCGAGATGGAGCGGATCGGCGCGCTCATCGCGCGGTCCCTCAACGCGAAAGGTGACGAGACTGTCGCGCAGGAGATCGCGACGGAGGTGCTCGACCTCACGCGGCGCTTCCCGGTACCGGGCATCACGCCGGAACGTGTGAGCGCCTGA
- a CDS encoding RpiB/LacA/LacB family sugar-phosphate isomerase, with product MKIGIAADHAGQTLKAALVEHLREKGHEVKQYGPPTDPDDDYPMIVRALAEGIARGEVERGIFTCGSGIGPAVAANKIPGIRASVLDNEWSARDSVEHLDLNLVTMGERVIGSELAKSIVDAYLGAKVQGGRHERRRRQIEAMEQRTKTTADSTQGMRRGV from the coding sequence TTGAAGATCGGCATCGCGGCGGACCACGCCGGACAGACACTGAAGGCGGCGCTCGTGGAGCACCTGCGCGAGAAGGGGCACGAGGTGAAGCAGTACGGTCCGCCGACGGATCCGGACGACGACTACCCGATGATCGTGCGCGCACTCGCGGAAGGCATCGCGCGGGGCGAGGTCGAACGAGGCATCTTTACCTGCGGCTCTGGCATCGGACCGGCCGTGGCGGCGAACAAGATCCCAGGGATCCGGGCCAGCGTTCTAGACAACGAATGGTCGGCGCGTGACTCCGTCGAGCACCTTGACCTGAATCTGGTCACGATGGGCGAGCGTGTGATCGGATCCGAGCTCGCGAAGAGCATCGTTGACGCCTATCTCGGAGCGAAGGTCCAGGGCGGACGCCACGAGCGCAGGCGGAGACAGATCGAAGCGATGGAGCAGCGGACCAAGACGACAGCGGACTCGACTCAAGGCATGCGGAGGGGTGTATGA
- a CDS encoding L-threonylcarbamoyladenylate synthase translates to MKTRLLAADAPGAVEEAAAALSRGELVAFPTDTVYGLAAGHDHVRKLYGAKDRPKEKRIPVLLSDASNLEASAQVTPAARALAERFWPGPLTIVLVAPRRGTLAFRVPDHPVARQLISLSGGGLPVTSANRSGQPDSRTAQEVIAQLDGRIALVLDGGPTTSGLSSTIVDCTTPDVKILREGAITIDEIRSALASAKVA, encoded by the coding sequence ATGAAGACGCGCCTCCTCGCGGCCGATGCGCCGGGGGCGGTTGAGGAGGCGGCGGCCGCACTCTCGCGTGGTGAGCTCGTCGCCTTTCCCACCGACACCGTGTACGGTCTCGCCGCCGGCCATGACCACGTGCGCAAGCTATACGGCGCGAAGGACCGACCGAAGGAGAAGCGGATCCCGGTGCTCCTCTCAGACGCATCGAATCTCGAGGCGAGCGCGCAGGTCACGCCGGCCGCGCGCGCCCTCGCGGAGCGCTTCTGGCCCGGTCCACTGACGATCGTCCTCGTGGCGCCACGCCGCGGGACGCTCGCGTTCCGCGTGCCCGATCACCCCGTGGCGCGCCAGCTGATCTCACTGAGCGGCGGCGGCCTGCCGGTGACCAGCGCGAACCGCTCGGGGCAACCGGACTCGCGCACGGCGCAGGAGGTCATCGCGCAGCTCGACGGTCGTATCGCGCTCGTGCTCGACGGCGGGCCGACGACCAGCGGACTGTCGTCAACGATCGTCGACTGCACCACACCGGATGTGAAGATCCTGCGCGAGGGCGCCATCACGATCGATGAGATCCGGAGCGCGCTGGCGTCGGCGAAGGTCGCTTGA
- a CDS encoding cyclic nucleotide-binding domain-containing protein gives MTSPLDHVALFKELPEPGLQMLAERGRPKHFATGEVIMRQGDASDALHVITRGHVRVERDQAGDTPLVLAELGPGDVIGEMGLLDGGPRSATVTALDDTETLELHATVMAVVVMQYPQVAAALLRTLSRRLRSADELADALARRPPPQ, from the coding sequence GTGACATCGCCGCTGGACCACGTGGCGCTCTTCAAGGAGCTTCCCGAGCCCGGACTCCAGATGCTCGCTGAACGAGGGCGCCCGAAGCACTTCGCGACCGGCGAAGTGATCATGCGACAGGGCGACGCGAGCGACGCGCTGCATGTCATCACGCGCGGGCACGTTCGCGTGGAGCGCGACCAGGCTGGCGATACACCGCTCGTTCTCGCCGAGCTCGGCCCCGGCGACGTGATCGGCGAGATGGGTCTTCTCGACGGCGGGCCGCGATCCGCGACGGTGACCGCGCTCGACGACACCGAGACGCTCGAGCTCCACGCCACCGTGATGGCCGTCGTCGTCATGCAGTACCCGCAGGTCGCCGCCGCGCTGCTCCGCACACTCAGTCGTCGCCTGCGGAGTGCCGACGAGCTCGCCGACGCGCTCGCACGCCGTCCTCCGCCGCAATAA